The sequence CCGAACGGCGGCTTCTTGCGGGCGGTGCCCATGACGTTGAGGAAGTTGAGGAAGATGCCCTGCGCGGTCTCCGGCCGCAGGTAGTGCAGGCCCTCCTCGGACTCCACCGGGCCGAGATAGGTCTTGAGCAGTCCCGAGAACTGGCGTGGCTCGGTGTACTGGCCGCGCGTCCCGCAGTTCGGGCAGGGGACCTCCGACAGCTGCGCGTCGTCGCGTCCCTTGCGAGCCGCGAACTCCTCGGTGAGGGTGTCCGCGCGGAAGCGGTGGTGGCAGGACGTGCACTCCACCAGCGGGTCGGTGAAGGTCTCGACGTGCCCGGAGGCCTCCCAGGTCTCGCGCGGCAGGATCACCGCGCTGTCCAGGCCGACGATGTCGTCGCGCTCCTGCACCATCGCCCGCCACCACTGACGGCGGACGTTGTCCTTGAGCTCGACACCGAGGGGCCCGTAGTCCCACGCGGAGCGCGTACCGCCGTAGATCTCCCCTGACGCGAACACGAATCCCCGCCGCTTGGCGAGGTTGACGACCTTGTCGACGATGTCTTCGGCCACGGGGTTCTCCGGTCCGGCTGGGTGTCGGGGGCCCCTTAGGGTAACCGGAGGTGCTCAGTGCCCTCCCCGTCCAGCGCCACGACCACCTCGAAGGTGCTGGGCCGGTCCTGCGCCCGCGCGAGGAACGGCGTGAGCAGCGCCCTGACGTCGTGGGCTCCCACGGCCCTGCGGTACTGGCCCACGCCCTCCCACGAGGTGACGAGCACCCACTGGCCGGGGTCGTCGGCCGCGCGGGCGAGCCGACCGTCGCGCCAGCCCGGCTTGGTGGCGAGCAGC is a genomic window of Actinomycetes bacterium containing:
- a CDS encoding antibiotic biosynthesis monooxygenase; amino-acid sequence: MLSVLHFTVASAEEQRFVADGRTALALLATKPGWRDGRLARAADDPGQWVLVTSWEGVGQYRRAVGAHDVRALLTPFLARAQDRPSTFEVVVALDGEGTEHLRLP